In one Polaribacter sp. ALD11 genomic region, the following are encoded:
- a CDS encoding transposase, with protein MYRNDKVIRRYSEPFKLKILAELTIGKHTKSELCKLYSIAPTTVNVWIKKYNRKDLMNTRVKVETKDEISRIKALQKEIEQLKKLLLKKDLDAMVEESYLEVAAEDLGYKSIAELKKKLSIKP; from the coding sequence ATGTATAGAAATGACAAAGTAATTAGACGGTATTCAGAACCTTTTAAATTAAAAATTTTAGCCGAACTTACAATCGGAAAACACACAAAGAGCGAACTTTGTAAACTCTACTCAATTGCACCTACAACAGTAAATGTGTGGATTAAAAAGTACAATCGTAAAGACTTAATGAACACCAGAGTAAAAGTGGAAACAAAAGACGAAATATCTAGAATTAAAGCGCTTCAAAAAGAGATTGAACAGCTTAAAAAACTACTACTTAAAAAGGATCTCGATGCTATGGTAGAAGAATCCTATTTAGAAGTAGCTGCAGAAGACCTCGGCTATAAATCTATTGCTGAACTAAAAAAAAAGTTAAGTATAAAGCCTTAA
- a CDS encoding IS3 family transposase, which translates to MKAKEKSKRFASLTTITHCFGLKRDAYYKYKSRADKRLILEQQIINIVRKRRKSLPREGVRKLTKSLDIDFNKVNIKVGRDTLFNVLRKHQMLTLRRKTSARTTNSYHRFYKYNNIIKDLEITKPNQVWVSDITYIRTIKGFCYLALITDMYSRKIVGYDLSDSLELKGCVRALNKAIYKAKKTCTEPSRSINGLIHHSDRGIQYCSNLYTQILKRKKIDISMTEENHCYENAMAERVNGILKDEFYLDQTFDNVAHAKRAAKNAINLYNEIRLHLSLDYKTPNMVYKLSA; encoded by the coding sequence ATAAAAGCTAAAGAGAAATCTAAGAGATTTGCGTCTTTAACGACTATAACCCATTGTTTTGGACTTAAACGTGATGCGTATTATAAATACAAATCTAGAGCTGATAAACGTTTAATACTAGAACAACAGATTATAAATATTGTTAGAAAAAGACGCAAATCTCTTCCTAGAGAAGGGGTGCGTAAGCTTACTAAATCTTTAGATATAGATTTTAATAAAGTAAATATTAAAGTTGGTAGAGATACTTTATTTAATGTCCTTAGAAAACACCAAATGCTAACACTTAGAAGGAAAACTAGTGCCAGAACAACAAACTCATATCATCGATTTTATAAATATAATAATATTATAAAAGACTTAGAAATTACAAAACCTAATCAAGTTTGGGTAAGTGATATAACTTACATCAGAACAATTAAAGGCTTTTGTTACTTAGCTTTAATAACTGATATGTATTCTAGAAAAATTGTTGGTTACGACCTTAGTGATAGCCTGGAATTAAAAGGATGTGTGAGAGCATTAAATAAGGCGATTTATAAAGCTAAAAAAACTTGTACTGAGCCTAGTCGAAGTATTAATGGGCTTATTCATCATTCAGACAGAGGAATACAATATTGCAGTAATCTATACACTCAAATATTAAAAAGAAAGAAAATAGATATCAGTATGACTGAAGAAAATCATTGTTACGAAAACGCCATGGCTGAACGTGTAAATGGTATTTTAAAAGATGAATTTTATCTCGACCAAACCTTTGATAACGTGGCTCACGCTAAGAGAGCCGCAAAAAATGCAATTAATTTATACAACGAAATAAGATTACACTTATCTTTAGATTATAAAACACCAAATATGGTATATAAATTATCAGCTTAA
- a CDS encoding phosphoribosylaminoimidazolesuccinocarboxamide synthase codes for MENEKTFKTKTGFCHILPNKIILTRDGIIGNVAKVTVGKNITRILIIYSGLSTFLLYSAFNSFQKGQVPISVIYLIVSLFLIYGIFTSLKNSATPIIERTKIKSVKFKKATFGITRSRFEILFEEENGKIKKRLIMLPGSMSNGEKETERAIELMKEEKLINE; via the coding sequence ATGGAGAACGAAAAAACATTTAAAACTAAAACAGGATTTTGCCATATTTTACCTAATAAAATTATTCTAACAAGAGACGGAATAATTGGAAATGTTGCAAAAGTTACTGTTGGAAAAAACATAACTCGAATTTTGATAATTTATAGCGGACTTTCTACATTCCTGCTTTATTCGGCTTTTAATAGTTTTCAAAAAGGACAAGTTCCTATATCAGTAATTTATTTAATAGTTAGCTTATTTCTAATTTATGGAATATTTACAAGTCTGAAGAATTCAGCAACACCAATAATTGAAAGAACTAAAATTAAAAGTGTGAAATTTAAGAAAGCTACTTTCGGAATAACTCGCTCTCGATTTGAGATTCTCTTTGAAGAAGAAAACGGAAAAATTAAGAAAAGACTGATAATGCTTCCAGGTTCAATGTCAAACGGAGAAAAAGAAACTGAAAGAGCAATAGAATTAATGAAAGAAGAGAAATTAATAAACGAATAA